A DNA window from Loxodonta africana isolate mLoxAfr1 chromosome 7, mLoxAfr1.hap2, whole genome shotgun sequence contains the following coding sequences:
- the LOC100670405 gene encoding olfactory receptor 10AG1-like produces MNQEKPSQDNLTEIIEFVLLGFADMPHIQWLLFGLFLIIYIIILMSNGTIFLITKMDSALQSPVYFFLAKFSFLEICYVSATLPRMLINIGTQRRRISLVACATQMSFFLLFGGIECLLLAVMAYDRYVAICNPPDYPLVMNHRVCIQLVTGCWTTGIPLTIGHTYQIFSLPFCGSKLINHFLCDIPSILKLACGDTFVNEMLVYIVAVLFVMVPFLLILGSYSKIISIILKLPSATSQAKAFSTCSSHLMVVVLFFGSAIIAYLRPNTRHSEGTDKMLSLFYPILTPMFNPMIYSLRNKDVIMALRKLLCNSLH; encoded by the coding sequence ATGAATCAAGAAAAACCATCACAGGACAATCTAACTGAAATCATTGAATTTGTTCTCTTGGGCTTTGCTGACATGCCCCATATCCAGTGGCttctttttggattgtttttaatcatttataTCATCATCCTGATGAGCAATGGCACcatatttttaataacaaaaatggATTCTGCTCTCCAGAGCCCTGTATATTTTTTCCTGGCAAAATTTTCCTTCTTGGAAATCTGCTATGTATCAGCTACTCTCCCTAGAATGCTAATTAATATTGGGACTCAGAGAAGAAGAATTTCCTTAGTTGCCTGTGCTACACAGATGAGCTTTTTCCTTCTGTTCGGAGGCATAGAATGTTTGCTTCtggcagtgatggcctatgatcgctatgtggccatttgtaacccTCCGGACTATCCTCTAGTCATGAACCACAGGGTCTGTATCCAGCTGGTGACTGGCTGCTGGACCACTGGAATCCCTCTCACAATCGGGCATACATATCAGATTTTCTCTCTTCCATTTTGTGGATCTAAACTAATTAACCACTTCCTCTGTGACATTCCCTCAATACTCAAGCTGGCTTGTGGGGACACCTTTGTAAATGAGATGTTGGTGTACATAGTTGCTGTGTTATTTGTCATGGTTCCATTTCTGTTGATACTTGGTTCCTACAGTAAAATcatctccatcatcctgaagttGCCATCAGCCACGAGTCAAgccaaagccttctccacctgctcaTCTCATCTAATGGTTGTGGTGTTATTCTTTGGATCAGCCATTATTGCCTACTTAAGGCCCAACACTAGACACTCAGAGGGAACTGACAAAATGCtttctcttttctaccctatCCTGACTCCTATGTTTAATCCCATGATATATAGTCTAAGGAACAAGGATGTCATAATGGCACTGAGAAAATTGCTATGTAATTCACTTCATTAA